A genomic segment from Myxocyprinus asiaticus isolate MX2 ecotype Aquarium Trade chromosome 36, UBuf_Myxa_2, whole genome shotgun sequence encodes:
- the prkg1b gene encoding cGMP-dependent protein kinase 1 isoform X3 codes for MKILKKRHIVDTRQQEHIRSEKQIMQEAHSDFIVRLYRTFKDSKYLYMLMEACLGGELWTILRDRGSFEDSTTRFYTACVVEAFAYLHSKGIIYRDLKPENLILDHRGYAKLVDFGFAKKIGFGKKTWTFCGTPEYVAPEIILNKGHDISADYWSLGILMYELLTGSPPFSGPDPMKTYNIILRGIDMIEFPKKITKNAGNLIKKLCRDNPSERLGNLKNGVKDIQKHKWFEGFNWEGLRKGTLTPPIIPDVASPTDTSNFDSFPEDNEDPPPDDNSGWDTDF; via the exons ATGAAGATTCTGAAGAAGCGACACATCGTTGACACAAGACAACAGGAGCACATCCGCTCTGAGAAACAGATAATGCAGGAGGCTCATTCAGACTTCATTGTGAG ATTGTACAGGACATTCAAAGACAGCAAGTATCTGTACATGTTGATGGAGGCCTGTCTAGGAGGAGAACTGTGGACCATTCTTCGGGACAG AGGATCATTTGAAGACTCCACTACACGGTTTTACACAGCGTGTGTGGTTGAAGCCTTTGCTTACCTGCATTCCAAAGGAATCATCTACCGTGATTTAAAACCAGAAAACCTCATTCTGGATCATAGAGGATATGCCAAGCTT GTGGACTTTGGCTTTGCTAAAAAGATTGGGTTTGGGAAGAAAACATGgactttctgtggaacaccaGAGTATGTAGCCCCAGAGATCATACTAAATAAAGGCCATGACATTTCAGCAGATTACTGGTCATTGGGAATCCTGATGTATGAACTCTTGACTGGAAG CCCACCATTCTCAGGACCAGATCCAATGAAgacttataatataattttaagagGAATTGACATGATAGAATTTCCAAAGAAGATCACAAAAAATGCAGGCAATCTAATTAAAAAACTATGCAG GGATAATCCGTCTGAGAGACTAGGAAACTTGAAAAATGGAGTCAAAGATATTCAAAAGCACAA ATGGTTTGAAGGCTTTAACTGGGAGGGTCTGCGCAAAGGAACTCTCACCCCTCCAATTATTCCTGAT GTGGCCTCTCCCACTGACACCAGTAACTTTGATAGCTTTCCTGAAGACAATGAGGACCCTCCCCCAGATGACAACTCTGGCTGGGACACTGATTTCTAA